One window of the Chryseobacterium camelliae genome contains the following:
- a CDS encoding helix-turn-helix domain-containing protein: MGLNERISKVIEYSKLTPSEFADEVDVQRSSISHITSGRNKPSLEFIIKIKSRFPEILWDWLVNGEGEMLKSELPEDSDPDLEPEPEEEIIADEKTKPTPLSDLFTMMNDEEDFGSDEPLTEPSVQVPREAVIPARTESIPKISDSQRLAPTNEEILGQVIEKQTSKIKRIVLFYENGKFESFEP; the protein is encoded by the coding sequence ATGGGCTTAAATGAGCGGATTTCCAAGGTCATTGAATATTCTAAACTCACTCCCTCTGAATTTGCAGATGAGGTGGATGTACAGCGATCATCCATCTCGCATATTACCTCGGGAAGGAACAAACCGTCCCTGGAATTTATTATTAAAATCAAATCGCGTTTTCCGGAAATCCTCTGGGATTGGTTAGTCAATGGCGAAGGGGAAATGCTGAAATCCGAATTGCCTGAGGACAGCGATCCGGATCTGGAACCTGAGCCGGAAGAAGAGATCATCGCTGACGAAAAAACAAAACCTACTCCTTTGTCAGATCTTTTTACGATGATGAATGATGAAGAAGATTTCGGATCAGATGAGCCGCTTACGGAGCCTTCTGTACAAGTGCCCCGAGAAGCCGTTATACCGGCCAGGACTGAAAGCATCCCTAAAATATCGGATTCTCAGCGATTAGCCCCTACTAATGAAGAAATATTAGGTCAAGTCATTGAAAAACAGACCAGTAAGATAAAGCGTATTGTGCTCTTCTATGAAAACGGAAAATTTGAAAGTTTTGAACCTTAA
- a CDS encoding DUF4920 domain-containing protein: MKYKAVLFAAALSVSALAFSQESSSKKIGPPAGNAMVGDTYGSAVNASVESKAISVEKLNKKLKKENKKVENVAIKGKVTDVCDKKGCWLTIETEDNSQFFVKMKDYAFFVPTALKGKNVVLEGSAERKVTSVDEQKHYAEDAKKTQSEIDAITQPKEEIRFVANGIKVVN; the protein is encoded by the coding sequence ATGAAATATAAAGCAGTACTATTTGCCGCTGCCCTGAGTGTTTCGGCACTGGCTTTTTCACAGGAATCTTCATCAAAGAAAATAGGACCGCCTGCCGGTAATGCTATGGTTGGTGATACGTACGGGTCCGCAGTAAATGCGTCTGTAGAATCAAAAGCGATCAGCGTAGAAAAACTGAACAAAAAACTTAAAAAAGAGAACAAGAAAGTAGAGAACGTTGCCATCAAGGGAAAAGTAACGGATGTATGTGACAAAAAAGGCTGCTGGCTGACCATTGAAACGGAAGACAATTCTCAGTTTTTTGTTAAGATGAAAGACTACGCATTCTTTGTTCCTACTGCTCTCAAAGGTAAAAATGTGGTCCTGGAAGGAAGTGCTGAGAGAAAAGTAACTTCGGTTGATGAACAGAAGCACTATGCAGAAGATGCCAAAAAAACTCAGTCCGAAATTGATGCCATTACCCAGCCGAAAGAAGAAATCAGGTTTGTGGCTAACGGAATAAAAGTGGTGAACTGA
- a CDS encoding M14 family zinc carboxypeptidase — MQFEHVYTSHPDFLHRYILPEKLFVYLRANFSNSLQQIGISFLGKPVYKLTIGSGPVKVLAWSQMHGNESNATHAMLDLLETWHKYPELAEGILRQLEFDFIFMLNPDGSERWTRLNAMDIDLNRDFHNEASVEIKYLKQAVADKKYDYALNLHEQRTIFTTDGIHPATLSFLAPSENVERTVTENRKKCMAVIAEVYHHLKDLIPEQIGRYTDEFYPSSTGDNFIREGLPVILFEGGHFENDYTRKGTRKYYTVALYYALKAMADLKSGTEGWETYFEIPENKETHYDIIYRNVKLNTEHECVLDIAVQYREVKEDDKEEISFVPYVMEAGDVKKKKGWVEIDCTGKKFRSEKKYPKLDSIADFTFED; from the coding sequence ATGCAATTTGAACACGTTTATACTTCACATCCTGATTTTTTACATCGCTATATTCTCCCTGAAAAACTTTTTGTGTATCTCCGGGCTAATTTTAGTAACTCGCTGCAACAGATAGGCATTTCTTTTTTAGGAAAGCCTGTTTATAAGCTTACCATCGGCTCAGGTCCGGTTAAAGTTCTTGCCTGGTCTCAGATGCACGGCAATGAGTCAAATGCTACCCATGCCATGCTAGACCTTCTTGAGACCTGGCACAAATACCCTGAACTTGCAGAAGGAATACTGAGGCAGCTGGAGTTTGATTTTATTTTTATGCTGAATCCTGACGGTTCGGAAAGATGGACGCGGCTCAATGCCATGGACATTGATCTCAATCGTGATTTCCATAATGAAGCGAGCGTTGAGATCAAATACCTGAAGCAGGCCGTCGCTGACAAAAAATATGACTACGCATTGAATCTTCATGAGCAGCGGACCATATTCACCACGGACGGCATTCATCCTGCCACGCTTTCGTTTCTTGCCCCTTCCGAAAATGTGGAACGTACCGTAACCGAAAACAGGAAAAAATGCATGGCTGTGATTGCAGAGGTGTATCATCATCTCAAAGATCTTATCCCGGAACAGATCGGAAGGTATACGGATGAATTCTATCCTTCTTCAACGGGCGATAATTTCATCAGGGAAGGGCTGCCGGTTATTTTATTCGAAGGCGGACATTTTGAAAATGATTACACCAGAAAGGGAACACGGAAGTATTATACGGTTGCTCTATACTATGCACTGAAAGCCATGGCTGATCTTAAGTCCGGCACGGAGGGCTGGGAAACGTATTTTGAGATTCCGGAAAACAAGGAAACCCATTATGATATCATTTACCGTAATGTCAAACTGAATACGGAACATGAATGCGTCCTGGATATCGCCGTGCAATACAGGGAAGTCAAGGAGGACGACAAAGAGGAGATCTCATTTGTACCCTATGTCATGGAAGCCGGGGATGTGAAAAAGAAAAAAGGCTGGGTGGAAATAGACTGTACCGGAAAGAAATTCAGATCGGAAAAGAAATATCCGAAACTGGATTCGATCGCTGACTTTACGTTTGAAGATTAA
- a CDS encoding proline dehydrogenase family protein, with protein sequence MPIFNDTKIAFADKSDAQLRKAYWMFKMIEQPALTKIGTSVLNFTVHNNFPMVTGIVKNTLFEQFCGGETREESMKVVKQLFKRGVGSIFDYSIEGKEDEETFDAVCTEIKDIVKFSVGNPAIPFIVFKPTAFGRIDLYEAVGKNVELTSSQKEEWTRVVKRFDEVCSLCHEHDKKVMVDAEETWMQDAADHLCEEMMEKYNREKPIVWNTIQMYRTGRLEYMQSHLQRAHEKGYFIGYKIVRGAYMEKERARAAEKGYADPIQPNKEATDKNYNAGIDFVMDHPDRLSAFFGTHNEISSELVMDKMKARGLDNDNPHIFFGQLYGMSDNITFYLSDKGYNATKYLPYGPVKDVVPYLTRRAQENTSVAGQTGRELGLISKELERRKRSR encoded by the coding sequence ATGCCCATTTTTAACGATACTAAAATTGCTTTTGCAGACAAATCTGATGCACAGCTAAGGAAAGCATACTGGATGTTCAAAATGATTGAACAGCCGGCCCTTACCAAAATCGGAACATCCGTTCTGAATTTTACTGTCCACAATAATTTTCCGATGGTAACCGGAATTGTAAAAAATACCCTGTTCGAACAGTTTTGCGGTGGCGAAACGCGTGAGGAAAGCATGAAAGTTGTGAAACAGCTTTTCAAGAGAGGCGTGGGAAGCATCTTCGATTATTCCATTGAAGGAAAAGAAGATGAGGAAACGTTTGATGCAGTTTGCACGGAAATCAAGGATATCGTAAAATTTTCAGTGGGAAATCCTGCCATTCCGTTCATCGTATTCAAGCCTACGGCATTCGGGAGGATAGATCTGTATGAAGCTGTGGGGAAGAACGTAGAGCTTACTTCCAGCCAGAAAGAAGAATGGACAAGGGTGGTCAAAAGGTTTGATGAAGTATGCAGCCTTTGCCATGAGCATGATAAAAAAGTAATGGTAGATGCGGAGGAAACATGGATGCAGGATGCAGCAGATCACCTGTGCGAGGAGATGATGGAAAAGTACAACCGCGAAAAACCGATCGTCTGGAATACCATCCAGATGTACAGGACTGGACGGCTCGAATACATGCAGTCCCATCTTCAGAGGGCACATGAAAAAGGCTATTTTATCGGATATAAGATCGTTAGAGGAGCCTATATGGAAAAGGAACGGGCAAGAGCAGCAGAGAAAGGTTATGCGGATCCTATCCAGCCGAATAAGGAAGCTACGGACAAAAACTACAATGCTGGAATTGATTTTGTAATGGATCATCCGGACAGGCTTTCGGCATTTTTCGGTACCCATAATGAAATCTCTTCTGAGTTGGTGATGGATAAAATGAAGGCCAGAGGCCTTGACAATGACAATCCTCATATCTTTTTCGGACAGCTGTACGGGATGAGTGACAATATCACTTTTTACCTTTCAGATAAAGGATATAATGCCACCAAATACCTTCCGTACGGACCCGTGAAGGATGTTGTGCCTTACCTGACAAGAAGGGCCCAGGAAAATACTTCCGTAGCAGGGCAAACCGGACGGGAACTCGGGCTGATCAGCAAAGAACTGGAGAGAAGGAAGAGAAGCAGATAA